CGCATGAGAGCGATGCGGCCGCGCGGGCTGTGCTGCTCGAGTTTCGTCAGGTCATACGTCGGACAGGTCGGAAGACACATCCCGCAGTGCATGCACTGCTGGAGCACCGGGTAATCGAGCGACTTGAGGGCGAGCTCGCTCACGGCAGCGGGTCGAAAATTTTCCCGGGGTTCAAAATCCCCTGCGGATCGAAGGCCGCCTTGATGCTCCGCATGACCCCGACGTTCAACTCGCCGACGGCGGCGGGCAGGAAATCTTTTTTGGCCAAACCCACACCGTGTTCGCCGGTGATCGTGCCGCCGAGCTCGATGGCCCGCGCGAAGATCTCCTTCATGGCCAACTCCACGCGGTGCATTTCCTCTTTGTTTTTCTCGTTGGTCAAAAAGGTCGGGTGCAGATTGCCGTCGCCCATATGGCCGAAGGTGCCGATCTTGAGATGGTGGCGGCGGGCCGTTTCCTGGATGCAGCGGACCATCTCCGGCAAACGGTTGCGCGGCACCGTGGCGTCTTCCAGGATCGTCGTCGGCCCGACCCGGGCCAGGGCGGAAAAGGCGGTGCGGCGGGCCGCCGCGAGCGACGCGGCTTCTTCGGCAGTCGCGGCTATTTTCACTTCCCCCGCCCCGTTGGCCTTGGCGATGGCGAGCATGGCGGCGGCCTCTTCCTCCACCGCGGCCGGATGCCCGTCGCTTTCGATGAGGAGCAGGGCCTCGGCCTCGCGCGGCAGACCGATCCCCGCGTGATCCTCCACGCAATTGATCGTGACCTTGTCGAGGAACTCCAGGGTGCAGGGGATGATCTTGGCTTTGATGATGGCAGACACCGTCCTGGCCGCGTTCTCCATGTTGTCATAGACCGCCAGCATGGTTTTGCGCGCGGCGGGCGGCGGGATCAGCTTGAGCAGGACTTTGGTGATGATGCCCAGGGTTCCCTCCGAACCGATGAAGAGATCGCGCAAGGTGTAGCCCGCCACATCCTTGACGCATTTGTTGCCGGTCCACATGACCTCGCCATCCGGCAACACAACCTCGAGCCCCATGACATAGTCGCGCGTCACGCCGTATTTGAGTCCGCGAAGACCGCCGGAGTTCTCCGCGACATTGCCGCCGATGGTGGAAATCTTCATCGAGCCCGGGTCCGGCGGATAAAAAAGACCGACCCCCGCGGCGGCCGCCGCGACATCCGCAGTGACCGCGCCGGCCTCGGCCAAGAGCGTGAGATTTTCCGCGTCGACCTCTATGATGCGGTTCATTTTGGTCAGGCACAGGACGAGACATCCATCCACCGGGACACTCCCCCCGCTCAAACCGGTGCCGGAACCGCGCGTGACCACGGGGATCCGCCGCGCGGTGGCAAACTTCAACACGCCGGACACCTGGGCGGTATCGATCGGAAAAACGACGGCCGCAGGTTCCGCGCGCAGGGCCGCGGTGCCGTCGTAAGCGTAAGCCGCCCGTTGCTCCGGCGAATCGTGGACCTCCAGCCCGGGCACGCATCCACGCAATTGCTGCGGGAAGAAGGATTCCGACCCCGAAGGATTTGCTGTCACGATGATGAGACAGGTTTGAGGTTGGATGTCACGAGATGGAAATGGAGTTGCGGGCGTGTCGTTGTTTCATGTCTCCGCGAGCGGAACAGCACGCCCCTCTCGCTCCGACTGCAGCGCGGCGGCGAACACCTCGTGCACCGCAACCGCTTCCTCCGGCCTGACACAGCCGAAGCGGGCAGCAAGATTGCCCGCCCGCTCCGCCGCGAACGCGGCGAGCATTTGCTGCAGGATGTCGGGAAAGCCCGGTTCGAAGATGCCTCCGGTGACGGTCTTGAAAGGCATGGCGAAACCGAGGTCGATGCGTTCCCAGGATTGTTCCTTGCCGCGCCGGAAAAGCCAGAGGGCCTTGGGATCCTTGGTCGAAAAGCGGGCTCCGCCATCGGTGCCGAGAACCTCGATCACCCAGCTGTTGGTGTCACCGGGAGAAAGCCGCTTCATTTCCAGACGCATCGGGATTTGGTCGCCGAGCACGGAGACGTCGGTGTGCAGCATGGCGTTGTCCCAAGTGTCGGCCGGTGCCATGCCACCTCTGCCATCGGGACGTTGCGTGTAAACTTTCTGCAACTGCGCATAAACACGAAGCGGCTTCCACCCGAGGCGAAGGGGCAAGTGCATGACGTGCATGCCGAGGTCGCCCATCACGCCGATTTCGCCGCAGGTCGCGACTTGGCGCTTCCAGTTGACCGGCTTGGACGGGTCCAGATCGCTGGAGTGGAGGAAGGCCGAGCGCACTTCGAGCGGACGCCCCAGCTTCCCCTCCCGGGCGAATTCGAAAACGCGCTGCGCGCCGGGCAGGAACGGAAATTCCGAACTGCAGCGGACGAAGCGGCCGAGTTCTTCGGCTCGCGCCGCGATTTTGCGCGCCGCGGCCAGGTCGATTCCGAAGGGCTTTTCGGCCAGCAAATCTTTGCCCGCTTCGAGCACATCGAGGTAAATCTTCTCGTGCAGCTGGTGCGGGACGGCGACATAGACCGCATCGACGTCCTTGCTGGCCAGCAATTCGCGGTGGTCGGCGGTGGACAGGCGCAAAGAAGGCAAACGCCCGAACCAATCCCGCGCGGCCGGCGCCAGATCGCAGACCGCGGTGATTTCGCAACCGACGCCGACATCCTCCAGCGCGCACCAGCGGCTGACCGCCGACGCCATTTCGCGGCCCATCAGACCGCCCCCGATGATTCCGAGACGCAGCGTGCTCATTTGGAGGAGAGATGCTTGGCTGCCTGCTTCGCCGTGGCTCCGTCGTGCACGATGGCCATGAGTGCCGCCACCATGCCGGCCGGGTTGGCGTGCTGGACCACGTTGCGGCCGTAAACGATGCCGGAAACACCCTGTTTGATCAGTTCCTCGGTGCGCGCGAGGATTTCCTCGTCCGGCGCCCGTCCCCCGCCCCGGACCAGAACCGGAATGCCACCGGCCGCCTCGACGACCTTGTGGTAGAGGGAGACATCGTCGGTCGGGTCGGCCTTGATAACGTCGGCCCCCAGCTCGACGGCCTGACGCACCAGGTGCTGAATCTTCACCAAATCGCCGTCAACCATGTAGCCGCCGGCCTCGCTGTTCGGACGGAAAACGAGCGGCTCGACCATCATGGGCATGGCGTATTCGTCGCTTTCCAATTTCAACGCGCAAATATTCTCGATGCACTGGTTGGTCACGCCCGGCGCGTTCGGGATTTGGAACAGATTCACGCACATGCAGGCGGCATCGAGACGCACGGCCTGCAGCGCCGGCTCGGCAATCATCACGCTGAGCGCTTCCAACGGCAGTTCCTTCCCGTAAACGTTGGCCACATCCGTCCGCAGCACCAACGACGGCTTCTGCCGGCCGGGAATCTTCTGCAAATGCCGCGCCTGCCCGGTGGTCAACTGCACGGCATCGGGCCCGGCCTGCACCACCGTGTCGACGGCACGTTGCATGTCCTCGATCCCGGTGAGAAATCCGGGCTGGTTGAAAAACCCGTGGTCGATGGCCACGTCGAAACAGCGGCCGGATTTTGCGTTGAAGAGACGGTTCAGTCGGTATGGTTTCATAAAGCTTGTTGATCTGCGGAGAGTTTTGCCCCCGGCTCCGGGACTGCCCCGGGGCTTAAGGTCTCGGTTGCCACAGACTCGTTGATTGTTAGCTTGTGAACGGACTTAGGCAATAGTATATCGATCGCTCATGCTCGCTCATGCTCGGCACCAAAAAATTCTGGCCATCCTCGATAAGCGCCAGAGGGCCGGATCGGCCGAATTACAATCCGCCACCGGGGCGTCCTCGGCGACGCTGCGGCGCGACCTTGATTTCTTGGAAAGGCAGGATCTTGTCGTGCGCGTCCACGGGGCGGTCCTCCACCCGACGGTCGCCTCCGTCGAGCCGAGCTTGCTGCAAAAATCCCGCTCCGCGGTGCAAGCCAAGCGGAGAATCGCCGCCATGGCGGCGACCTTGATTCCCGAGAGAGCCATCGTCTTCATCGACAGCGGCACGACCTGCCTCGAAGCCGCACGCCTTTTGAGATCCCGGCCGGATCTGATGATCATCACGAATTCGCTCCCGGTGATCGCGGGGCACGAGCAGTTCCGCGCCAAGCTCATCGTCATTGGTGGCGAGCGCCGTTCTTTGAGCGGAGCCCTCGTCGGTCCCCTGGCTGCCCCGGGAACGTCCGGCCTCAGGGCCGACCTCGCGCTGATCGGGGCCTCCGGCCTTGATCCTGTTTCGGGCCCGGGCACCACCGAATTACTGGAGCGCGACATCAAGGCGTCGTGGATTCGCAACGCCCGTCGCAGCATTCTGCTCTGCGACGCCGGGAAATGGGCGTCTGCCGCGGCCGTGGGCTTCGCCTCTTGGGCGGACATCCACGACTTCGTCACCGACCGCAAACCGCCGGCGCAATTCCGCCCGAAGACGACAAAGACCCACATCGCATGAAACGACCCGATCAATGTGTTCGGCATAAGACCGGCATCCGGCCGCGCCGCCCGCTCCAGCAGGACATGCAACTCACCGCCAACAAGATGAACCACCGCTAGACTCCGCAGGCATTGTTCTGAATGAAACCGAAACGTCCCTCCAAGCACACGATTCTCGGGCAGCCGTCATGGCTGCTGTCCTC
The sequence above is drawn from the Chthoniobacterales bacterium genome and encodes:
- a CDS encoding aldolase, yielding MKPYRLNRLFNAKSGRCFDVAIDHGFFNQPGFLTGIEDMQRAVDTVVQAGPDAVQLTTGQARHLQKIPGRQKPSLVLRTDVANVYGKELPLEALSVMIAEPALQAVRLDAACMCVNLFQIPNAPGVTNQCIENICALKLESDEYAMPMMVEPLVFRPNSEAGGYMVDGDLVKIQHLVRQAVELGADVIKADPTDDVSLYHKVVEAAGGIPVLVRGGGRAPDEEILARTEELIKQGVSGIVYGRNVVQHANPAGMVAALMAIVHDGATAKQAAKHLSSK
- a CDS encoding Gfo/Idh/MocA family oxidoreductase → MSTLRLGIIGGGLMGREMASAVSRWCALEDVGVGCEITAVCDLAPAARDWFGRLPSLRLSTADHRELLASKDVDAVYVAVPHQLHEKIYLDVLEAGKDLLAEKPFGIDLAAARKIAARAEELGRFVRCSSEFPFLPGAQRVFEFAREGKLGRPLEVRSAFLHSSDLDPSKPVNWKRQVATCGEIGVMGDLGMHVMHLPLRLGWKPLRVYAQLQKVYTQRPDGRGGMAPADTWDNAMLHTDVSVLGDQIPMRLEMKRLSPGDTNSWVIEVLGTDGGARFSTKDPKALWLFRRGKEQSWERIDLGFAMPFKTVTGGIFEPGFPDILQQMLAAFAAERAGNLAARFGCVRPEEAVAVHEVFAAALQSEREGRAVPLAET
- a CDS encoding DeoR/GlpR transcriptional regulator; the protein is MLAHARHQKILAILDKRQRAGSAELQSATGASSATLRRDLDFLERQDLVVRVHGAVLHPTVASVEPSLLQKSRSAVQAKRRIAAMAATLIPERAIVFIDSGTTCLEAARLLRSRPDLMIITNSLPVIAGHEQFRAKLIVIGGERRSLSGALVGPLAAPGTSGLRADLALIGASGLDPVSGPGTTELLERDIKASWIRNARRSILLCDAGKWASAAAVGFASWADIHDFVTDRKPPAQFRPKTTKTHIA
- a CDS encoding FAD-binding protein, whose protein sequence is MIVTANPSGSESFFPQQLRGCVPGLEVHDSPEQRAAYAYDGTAALRAEPAAVVFPIDTAQVSGVLKFATARRIPVVTRGSGTGLSGGSVPVDGCLVLCLTKMNRIIEVDAENLTLLAEAGAVTADVAAAAAGVGLFYPPDPGSMKISTIGGNVAENSGGLRGLKYGVTRDYVMGLEVVLPDGEVMWTGNKCVKDVAGYTLRDLFIGSEGTLGIITKVLLKLIPPPAARKTMLAVYDNMENAARTVSAIIKAKIIPCTLEFLDKVTINCVEDHAGIGLPREAEALLLIESDGHPAAVEEEAAAMLAIAKANGAGEVKIAATAEEAASLAAARRTAFSALARVGPTTILEDATVPRNRLPEMVRCIQETARRHHLKIGTFGHMGDGNLHPTFLTNEKNKEEMHRVELAMKEIFARAIELGGTITGEHGVGLAKKDFLPAAVGELNVGVMRSIKAAFDPQGILNPGKIFDPLP